In the Methanofollis sp. genome, GATGCAATCATATCAGTAAGAACAATCGGCACAAGAAATCGTTTGTCTGCGAATGCTGCGGACACTCGCTCCATGCCGACCTTATCGGTGCTCGGAACATCGAGTCCAGAGCACGCACCTACAGGTACACCCTGGAGGTGCAGGGGTGCAGTCAGCCACCCATACGAGAACTATCGACACGATAGAGTCTCAAGCCCCGGCCTTCAGGCCGGGGTAGTTGACGCCACATCCTTCTGGACATGGTGTTGACTCTACACCGGGCCGAAAGTGACCCTCCTGCGACATCGATCCCGAACATTGACGCCGACCAGCATCTCTTTTACCATCCCGAAAAAGAGATCATGAGCATGGTGCACCGGTCTCCCGACGATCCGCCCTTCCCCTACCAGATCGAATACATCTCGGGGATCAGGCGGATCGAGATCTACCTCAGAAACGGCCGGGACGTCGTCGTCCGGGCGCCCCCCGGGACGCTGGCGGAGAAGATCCGCACCTGTGTCCGGGAGCATGCAGCGGCCGTCACCCGGAAACTGAAACCCTCAGACTCCCCTACCGGTTTGTTCAGAGCCCGGGGGCGTCTCATCCCTTTTTCCGTGGAATTTCGCCCCCGCTGCCGGACCGTGACCCTCGACATCCGGGAAGGGGGGCATATTGTGGTGAAGGCGCCGCCCGGGACGACCCGGCACGAGATCGACGCCGCCTTCCGCACTCACGAGGCCTGGCTCCTGCGAGCCCTGGAAACGCCGCGGGGCGAGGAGCACGCCTCCCTTCGCGCCGGCGGGACGATGATCCCGTACGTGATCGCCTACAACCAGCGGGCGGTCAACCTCACCCTCAAGATATTGCCCGACAACACTGTCCGCGTCACCGCCCCGGCCGCGGCGTCGAAGGAGACTGTCCGTTCGTTCGTCGCATCGCATGCGACTTATATCCATGAGACGATCGCCGCCCCCGGGAGAACGCCAGCGCGCCCGATCGAGTATACGAACGGCGGGGCGCTTCTCGTATTCGGAAAAGAGGTGACCATCAGGACTGTCCCGGCAAACGGCAGGGACGAGGGATCGCTCACAGGAAATCTCCTCCTCGTCCCGGACGACCGACCAGTCCGGGAGACGGTATCCGCATTTCTTCAGAAGACCACAAGGGCCGAGGTGAACCGCTCTCTCCCCCGGTATGCCGATGCGCTCGGGGTGGCCGTCCCGCCGATCCGGATCCGCTTCTTGAAGACCGTCTGGGGGAACTGCATCCCGGACGTGCGGATCGTCTTCAACGAACGCCTTGCGATACTTCCCCCTGACCTCATCGAGTACGTCGTCGCCCACGAACTCTGCCATATCCGCCACCCCCACCACCAGAAGACGTTCTATGACACTCTCAGGACAGTCATGCAGGACGCGGATGCACGAAAGGTGCGGCTGAAGAGTTATCACCCCTTATGGGCGAAGGGCGACGCCGTCTGAACGGCTACGTCGCATGGCGGCAGAGGAGTCGGATTCCCGCTGGCGCATGAGATCGGCTCTTTCTTAGGCTTTGAGTTATCATCGATCCTGAGCAAGGTGGCGGCGCTGAATGAGCTCATCCCCGTACAGCAGCTCGACCGACAGTGCCGTCAACAAAAGGTATCATCAACCAGGAGAACCGAGTATTCAATAGACGGGGAGCACACCTGGATACACATGATCGTCATTGGCATCGATCCCGGGCTGGCGAGAACCGGCTACGGCGTCCTCAGCACCGACGGCCGCTTTCCGACGCCGCTGACCTTCGGCTGCATCGAGACCGGCGGCGACTGCAGACCCTCGGAGCGGCTGCTTGAGATCTACGATACGGTCTCCGGGCTCTTCGACGAATACGGTCCCGCATGGGTCGTCCTGGAAAAACTCTTTTTCTCCAGGAACGTCACCTCGGCGATGCATGTCAGCGAGGCGCGAGGCGTCCTCCTCCTCGCCGCAGAGCAGCGCAGGATCCCGATCGCCGAGTACACCCCCAACCAGATCAAACAGGCGGTGACCGGGTCGGGGCGCGCCGACAAACATCAGATGCAGGAGATGATGCGCCGGCTCCTCAGGCTGGAGGAACTGCCCCAGCCCGACGATGCCGCTGACGGCCTCGCCATCGCCCTCTGCCACATCAATATGGTGCAATTAAGATGATAGCCCACCTCTCTGGAGAAGTGACGGCCACCGGCGAGCGGTGGGTGGTGATCGAGGTCGGCGGCGTCGGCTACAGGGTGCAGGTGACCAGGCCGGCGCTGGAGAGCCTCCGGCAGGCGCAGGGGCGCGTCAGGGTCTATACCCATATGGCGGTCCGCGACGACGAGATCCAGCTCTTTGGCTTTCTCCAGCAACGCGAACTGGAACTCTTCACGATCCTGATCGGGGTTTCGGGCATCGGTCCCAAGAACGCCATGAACATCCTCTCCGGAATCTCGTTCGAGGAGTTCGCCCTTGCGATCCTCGACGACGACGAGAAGACGCTCACCCGGATCCCGGGGATCGGGCAGAAGAGCGCAAAGCGCCTGATCCTTGAGTTGAAGGAGAAGATGAAGAAGCATGCTGATACTCTCGCCGTCAGCAGGCGCCCGACAGAAGCCTGCGATGCCGCGAGCGCCCTCATGTCGCTCGGTTTCTCGCCGCAGGAAGCAGAGGATGCGGTCGACGCCGTCCTGCCGGGCCTGCCTGATCCGACTGTGCAGGGCCTGATCCGCGCCGCACTTGCCTGTCTGCGGGAGCGCTGATCACCATGAAGGAACGCATCCCTTCGCCTGCTGTCCTCACTGAAGAGTCCGACGACGCCGCCATCAGGCCGGCGCGCTTCGACGAGTTCGTGGGCCAGCCACAGATCAAAGAGGCCATCGCCATCGCCATCGCCGCCGCAAAAAAGCGCGGCGAATCACTCGACCACATCCTCTTTTCGGGGCCCCCGGGTCTCGGGAAGACGACGCTCGCCCAGATCATCGCCAGGGAGATGGGGGGCGGGATCAGGAGCACCTCGGGGCCGGTGCTGGAGAAGCCCGGCGACCTTGCCGCCCAGTTGACGGCGCTTTCCCGGGGCGACGTCCTTTTCATCGACGAGATCCATCGCTTGAACCCGGTGGTCGAGGAGATCCTCTACCCGGCGATGGAGGACTCCTGCATCGACGTGATGATCGGCGAGGGGCCTGGCGCACGCTCGGTCCAGCTCCCGCTTGAAGCCTTCACCCTGGTGGGGGCGACGACGAAGGTCGGGCTGCTCGGTTCTCCCCTCAGGGACAGGTTCGGTTTCATCTTCCGTCTCACTCTTTACGAGGTCGACGACCTTGTCAGGATCGTGGAGCGGAGCGCTGCGATCATGCAGACGCCGATCACCCCGGAGGGTGAGCGTGAGATCGCACAGCGGAGCCGCGGGACGCCCAGGATCGCCAACCGCCTCCTCAAGCGCGTGCGGGACTTCGCCCTGGTGAAGGGCGATGGTCGCATCGACGGGGAGACGGCGGACCGCGCCCTGACGATGCTTGGCATCGACCGCCTGGGCCTTGACGATCTCGACCGGCGGATTCTCTCGGTGGTCGCGGACGATTTCGGCGGCGGGCCGGTGGGTGTCAGGACGATCGCCATCTCGGTCGGCGAAGAGGTGCGGACTGTCGAAGAGGTCTACGAGCCGTATCTGATCCAGATCGGATTTATCAAGCGCACGCCTCAGGGCCGGGAGACGACCGAGGCGGCGCGGCGGCACCTCGACGCGGCCTGAACGCGCCGGGCTCGTACGACGTGTTCTCGAAAGCATTTCTGATCCACAAAAAATCTCCCGGCAGCAGGTCGTTTCCCGGGGCAGTCGGAACACGAGCGGGCAAAAAGCAGTGCAGCATACTCAGGGGTGACCGTCCCAAAAACGAGAGGGGAGTCGCCCCGTTGATATAGAGAGACGGCGCACCTTTTCTGTATGGTACAGTGCAACGCATCCCACATCCTTGTCGGGAGCATGGCAGAAGCACAGGAACTGATCGAGAGGATCCGGTCCGGCGAGGACTTCGAGGCCCTGGCACGGAAGCATTCGTCCTGCCCGTCAGGGAAAGAAGGCGGAAAGCTCGGCTGGTTCGGGAAGGGGCAGATGGTCCCGCCCTTCGAGAAGGCCTGTCTCGCGGCGAAGGAAGGAGAGGTCGTCGGTCCGGTGAAGACCCAGTTCGGCTGGCATGTCATCCGCCTCAACGGCAGGAAATAATCTCTTTTTTTTCATGTGTGCGGCTCCGGGGAGTCGCTCGTTTTCGGGTCGATTGTAGTTATTCGATACCATGAGGGAAAGGGGGTCCGCTGTCTTTCTCCTACGGGTGCTGGGGGAATGTTGATCACTGCCTTCCCCACAATCTGAACCGGGGGACTGACGCCCCCAGACCCCCGACACAGGATAGGGTCGGGGAAGAGAGAGAGAGGAGATACGGCAATCTCTTTCCTCCGAATAGAATCCTGTTCGCTCTTCCCGGGGCCAATCGTAGGTCGGGGGTCCGGGGGCGGTGAGAAAGCCGCCAGGCTTTCGAGCAGTCCCCCGGCGAACGCCGGGGGGAAGGCAGTGGATCGACGCTCCCTCCCTGCGATCAGGAGGGAGATATCAAACCTGGTATGAGGGTTTCAACGAAGCCGATTTCTCAGAACAGAATGAGAATCGTCTCATCAACGCGACCGTCGAGAGAGGTCACCGCCCCTCGACCTTTGCGTCCCTCTCCCGCCGCCCGGCCACAACGAAGAGGACGGCGACGGCGACGGCGAGAAGGGCCGGGGCCGTGAAGCCCGCGGCATAGCCGGCGCTGCCGATGACGATGCCCGCCACGAGGGGGCCGGAGGCGTGGCCGATGTCCATGATCGAACTGAGGGCGCCGACCGCGGCGCCGAGTTCCTGCCGCGCCGCGATGTCGGCGACGTACGCCCCTGTCGAGACGGTGACCAGGGAGACGGCAAGGCCGAAGCCGACGGCGGCGGCCGTCACGACCGGGGCGGAGGCGGTGAGGGGGACGGCGGCGATGCAGCCGCCCGCGGCGAGGAGGCCGAGCACGATCTGCGTCCGCCGCCCCGTCCTGTCGGAGACCGCCCCGAAGAAGGGTTTGGAGAGGGCGATCGCGAGCACCTGAAGGGCGAAGAGGAGACCTATAAGGTACTCCGGCGTCCCGGCCGCGACGAGGTACAGGGGGAGCCAGGTCTCGAAGATGCCGAAGGCGAAGTAGGTCGCCATCTCGACGAGGGCCGTGGAGAGGAGGAGGCGGTTCTTCCCGAAGGATGCAAGGCTCTCGCCGAAGCTGCGGAGGGAGACGGCCCCGCCCGCGGCCGGCGGCGCCGCGGGGCCGGCGTCGAGGCGGAGGACCAGGAGGAGGACGGGGACCGCGGCAAGGAAGGCGAGGAGATAGACCAGGCGGTAGCTGAGGAGGCCGGAGGACGCCGCGAAGGCCGAGAGGACGATCCCGCCGACGAGAGGGGCGGCCGTCCTCCCCGCCAGGGTGGCCGAGGAGTAGAGGCCGCTCATCTCCCCCTTCCTATCGGGGTACCGGGAGAAGATGATCATCGCGGCGACCGGACCCAGGATGGCGGTCGCGAGGCCGTGGAAGAACCGCACCGGAATGAGCCAGAGGGGATCGGCGACGAGAAGGTACAGCAGGGGGGCGGAGAGGAAGACGAGCGCCGACGCGGTGAGGAGGCGCTTCGGCCCGATGCGGTCTGCCATCACCCCGACAGGGAAGGAGAAGAGGATGCCGGCCGCGGGGGAGACGGCGGCGATGAGGCCGATCATCGCCTCGTCCGCGCCGAGGGCGCTGGAGAAGAGGGGGAGCACCGGGTTCTTCGAGATGGTCGTGGAGAAGATCGCGAAGAACCCGACGACAGAGAGGTACGTGATCAGGGAGGGCCATCTCCTGCCCTGTACGGTCTGCTGCGCCACGATCGGTCACCCGGATAGAGGAGAGTGTACCCCCGCGGCCTAACAACCTATCCCTCCCCCCGGAGGGTGAGGTACATATAGCGGAAGGTTCCAGTGGGGGAGAGATCATGGTCCTTGCCGTCATCCCCCGGATCCTCGGGTTTGCCTATGCCCTCGTCCTCGCACCGGCCCTCGTCCTCCTCTGGCGCGGCGGGCAGATAACGCGGAGGAGGGCCCTGCCCCTCCTCGTCGTCTCCGCCCTCCTCGGCTTCCTGCTCTTCGCCCCGATGGCGCCGTACCAGCTCCAGCTCGTCGTCCTGGGCGACACCGCGGCGCTCGGCGCCCCGCTCGCCGTCGTCCTCGGCGGCCTCGCCTTCTTCTTCGTCGTGAGCCTCGCCGGGGGCCGGACCTTCTGCGGCCACCTCTGCCCCATCGGCGCCATCCAGGAGATCCTCTCCCTGGCGGGCCACGCCCGCCTCGGCCGCACACGGAAGAGGGAGACGATGGCCGTGCGTTTCGCGGTGCTCGCGGCCGTCCTCGTTGCGGGCCTCGCCTTCTCCGTCAACGTCCTCGGCGCCCTCGGGGTGGAGGACTTCTTCTTCCTGAACGTCGCCTCTGTCTCCTTCGCCGTCTTCGCCGCCCTGATGCTCCTCGGCGTCGCGGTGTACAGGCCCTTCTGCCGCGTCATCTGTCCGTACGGCGCCGTCCTCTCCCTCGCCGCCGCGAAGGCGCAGTACAGGTTCAGGCGGACCGACCTCTGCATCGCGTGCGGGAAGTGCGAGAACGCC is a window encoding:
- a CDS encoding zinc ribbon domain-containing protein; amino-acid sequence: CNHISKNNRHKKSFVCECCGHSLHADLIGARNIESRARTYRYTLEVQGCSQPPIRELSTR
- a CDS encoding SprT family zinc-dependent metalloprotease → MVHRSPDDPPFPYQIEYISGIRRIEIYLRNGRDVVVRAPPGTLAEKIRTCVREHAAAVTRKLKPSDSPTGLFRARGRLIPFSVEFRPRCRTVTLDIREGGHIVVKAPPGTTRHEIDAAFRTHEAWLLRALETPRGEEHASLRAGGTMIPYVIAYNQRAVNLTLKILPDNTVRVTAPAAASKETVRSFVASHATYIHETIAAPGRTPARPIEYTNGGALLVFGKEVTIRTVPANGRDEGSLTGNLLLVPDDRPVRETVSAFLQKTTRAEVNRSLPRYADALGVAVPPIRIRFLKTVWGNCIPDVRIVFNERLAILPPDLIEYVVAHELCHIRHPHHQKTFYDTLRTVMQDADARKVRLKSYHPLWAKGDAV
- the ruvC gene encoding crossover junction endodeoxyribonuclease RuvC, with translation MIVIGIDPGLARTGYGVLSTDGRFPTPLTFGCIETGGDCRPSERLLEIYDTVSGLFDEYGPAWVVLEKLFFSRNVTSAMHVSEARGVLLLAAEQRRIPIAEYTPNQIKQAVTGSGRADKHQMQEMMRRLLRLEELPQPDDAADGLAIALCHINMVQLR
- the ruvA gene encoding Holliday junction branch migration protein RuvA, producing MIAHLSGEVTATGERWVVIEVGGVGYRVQVTRPALESLRQAQGRVRVYTHMAVRDDEIQLFGFLQQRELELFTILIGVSGIGPKNAMNILSGISFEEFALAILDDDEKTLTRIPGIGQKSAKRLILELKEKMKKHADTLAVSRRPTEACDAASALMSLGFSPQEAEDAVDAVLPGLPDPTVQGLIRAALACLRER
- the ruvB gene encoding Holliday junction branch migration DNA helicase RuvB codes for the protein MKERIPSPAVLTEESDDAAIRPARFDEFVGQPQIKEAIAIAIAAAKKRGESLDHILFSGPPGLGKTTLAQIIAREMGGGIRSTSGPVLEKPGDLAAQLTALSRGDVLFIDEIHRLNPVVEEILYPAMEDSCIDVMIGEGPGARSVQLPLEAFTLVGATTKVGLLGSPLRDRFGFIFRLTLYEVDDLVRIVERSAAIMQTPITPEGEREIAQRSRGTPRIANRLLKRVRDFALVKGDGRIDGETADRALTMLGIDRLGLDDLDRRILSVVADDFGGGPVGVRTIAISVGEEVRTVEEVYEPYLIQIGFIKRTPQGRETTEAARRHLDAA
- a CDS encoding peptidylprolyl isomerase, which translates into the protein MVQCNASHILVGSMAEAQELIERIRSGEDFEALARKHSSCPSGKEGGKLGWFGKGQMVPPFEKACLAAKEGEVVGPVKTQFGWHVIRLNGRK
- a CDS encoding MFS transporter; the protein is MAQQTVQGRRWPSLITYLSVVGFFAIFSTTISKNPVLPLFSSALGADEAMIGLIAAVSPAAGILFSFPVGVMADRIGPKRLLTASALVFLSAPLLYLLVADPLWLIPVRFFHGLATAILGPVAAMIIFSRYPDRKGEMSGLYSSATLAGRTAAPLVGGIVLSAFAASSGLLSYRLVYLLAFLAAVPVLLLVLRLDAGPAAPPAAGGAVSLRSFGESLASFGKNRLLLSTALVEMATYFAFGIFETWLPLYLVAAGTPEYLIGLLFALQVLAIALSKPFFGAVSDRTGRRTQIVLGLLAAGGCIAAVPLTASAPVVTAAAVGFGLAVSLVTVSTGAYVADIAARQELGAAVGALSSIMDIGHASGPLVAGIVIGSAGYAAGFTAPALLAVAVAVLFVVAGRRERDAKVEGR
- a CDS encoding 4Fe-4S binding protein translates to MVLAVIPRILGFAYALVLAPALVLLWRGGQITRRRALPLLVVSALLGFLLFAPMAPYQLQLVVLGDTAALGAPLAVVLGGLAFFFVVSLAGGRTFCGHLCPIGAIQEILSLAGHARLGRTRKRETMAVRFAVLAAVLVAGLAFSVNVLGALGVEDFFFLNVASVSFAVFAALMLLGVAVYRPFCRVICPYGAVLSLAAAKAQYRFRRTDLCIACGKCENACPVDEAKERDRKAECYMCGRCVEVCPVEGALRYARR